In Arcobacter ellisii, a genomic segment contains:
- the serS gene encoding serine--tRNA ligase, with the protein MIDIKLLQKDFEYVATALERKGVDNELLNDLKNLASAAKQKRQEMEDVTAEQNVLSKDFGRYKKEGLDVASLQESINNLKIKKQELEEKVKDLEEQLTSIILGVPNIPDENVPVGADENENVILEVIGEKPTFNFEPKEHWDLNNGWLDFERGVKLAKSRFSAIRGEGARLERALINYMLDFNRERGFHEWYVPFMANSNTLQGTGQLPKFADDLFKIEGEDLYLIPTAEVSLTNLYNDEIIDVSELPLLLTSYTPCFRKEAGSAGRDTRGLIRQHQFDKVEMVAITTQEQSDEIFQKMVNCASDLLTSLGLAHQKVQLCTGDLGFSAAVTIDLEVWLPGQNKYREISSISNTRDFQARRAKIRYKEDKKNILAHTLNGSSLAVGRTLVAIMENYQNEDGSVRIPEVLKKYI; encoded by the coding sequence ATGATAGATATAAAATTACTACAAAAAGATTTTGAATATGTTGCAACAGCTTTAGAAAGAAAAGGTGTTGATAACGAACTTTTAAATGACCTTAAAAACTTAGCATCTGCTGCAAAACAAAAAAGACAAGAGATGGAAGATGTTACAGCTGAGCAAAATGTACTTTCAAAAGATTTTGGAAGATATAAAAAAGAGGGTTTAGATGTAGCTTCTTTACAAGAAAGTATTAACAATCTAAAAATCAAAAAACAAGAATTAGAAGAAAAAGTAAAAGATTTAGAAGAACAATTAACTTCAATTATTTTAGGTGTTCCAAATATTCCAGATGAGAATGTTCCAGTTGGTGCAGATGAAAATGAGAATGTGATTTTAGAAGTAATTGGTGAAAAACCAACTTTTAATTTTGAACCAAAAGAACATTGGGATTTAAACAATGGTTGGTTAGATTTTGAAAGAGGTGTTAAGTTAGCAAAATCTAGATTTAGTGCAATTAGAGGTGAAGGTGCTAGGTTAGAGAGAGCTTTAATCAACTATATGCTTGATTTTAACCGTGAGAGAGGATTTCATGAGTGGTATGTTCCATTTATGGCAAATTCAAATACTCTTCAAGGAACTGGGCAACTTCCAAAATTTGCGGATGATTTATTTAAAATTGAAGGTGAAGATTTATATTTAATCCCAACTGCTGAGGTTAGTTTAACAAACCTTTATAATGATGAAATTATTGATGTTAGTGAATTACCATTATTACTTACATCTTATACTCCTTGTTTTAGAAAAGAAGCAGGAAGTGCAGGAAGAGATACAAGAGGATTAATTAGACAACATCAATTTGATAAAGTTGAAATGGTTGCAATCACAACTCAAGAACAATCAGATGAAATTTTTCAAAAAATGGTAAATTGCGCAAGTGATTTATTAACTTCTTTAGGACTTGCTCATCAAAAAGTACAATTATGTACGGGAGATTTAGGATTTAGTGCAGCTGTAACTATAGACTTAGAAGTTTGGTTACCTGGACAAAATAAATATAGAGAAATTTCATCTATTTCAAATACAAGAGATTTCCAAGCAAGAAGGGCAAAAATTAGATATAAAGAAGATAAGAAAAATATCTTAGCTCATACTTTAAATGGTTCAAGTTTAGCTGTTGGAAGAACTTTAGTTGCAATTATGGAAAATTATCAAAACGAAGATGGAAGCGTTAGAATTCCAGAGGTATTAAAAAAATATATATAA
- the ccsA gene encoding cytochrome c biogenesis protein, translating into MNKILKNVFSLEVMSVFMIFLALSCAVATFIENDFGPLGSKSFIYGQTWFELIMLILTIGVIFNIIWFKMYKKEKFFIFMIHISLVFIFVGSALTRYLGYEAIMTIPEGSMENRIYSTDEYIQIKIENETFDKKVLMTPLNQTDFKYETKINNKPLIVKFDTFVQNAKEKVVPSENGKTLMDILISEMMGTTNINLEDKQEINRDFLTFTLNKNINTNKPTVNFTTNEKEFFVSSNIELTIYSNDLQKELVLKPNTKTKIELNKIYKIGQTQFKILDAFLKAELKIVSENLNEIPKEERLNAVVVDLIYDNKTTKIPLYGKGGQNKGIIKKLTIENKNIELQWGSKEFVLPFSILLNDFILKRYPGSNSPSEFSSDIKVYDKQENHSFEYKIFMNNVLDYKGYRFFQSSYKMDESATILSVNKDPGKIPTYIGYFLLFVGLFLTFFIKNSRFKKLSSKKYSLEDIKKSYYLKKGVSYLFLLSFLIFTPQNANSNDFVFNIDKTHSEKLGSLIIQDYQGRLKPLNSLAIEITNKISKKNEIKNLDANQFFISMMLYPEIWKTIPIYKVKDENIKKLLGIDKETSYFAFNDIFEKYGSYKLENALEIANNKPSSTRDNFDKELIKIDEMLNISYSLFIGDFFKVFPLKDDINNKWLNINEAMQIENEQADVINKLVKNYYFSLLEATKTNNWEKADEFLFDIKTYQKELASNILPNELKTKVELLFNKFNIFERLTPFYLILGFVLIILVFVNIFNPNIKIEKITKITFYLLIIGFIFHTVGLALRWYISGHAPWSNGYESMIYIAWAIVLSGIYFSKQSHLALAATSILSGITLFVAHLSWMEPQITTLAPVLKSYWLTIHVSVITASYGFLALSCLLGFICLCLFIFLNPKNENDRFFRIVLSIKESNRINEMAILIGLVFLVIGNFLGGIWANESWGRYWGWDPKETWTLISIIIYAVIIHLKYIKGILNDYLLSLLSVISYFSIIMTYFGVNYFLSGKHSYAAGDPIQIPNFVYVSLIVLVFVIIFSFKNRKVI; encoded by the coding sequence ATGAACAAAATTTTAAAAAATGTTTTCTCACTGGAAGTTATGAGTGTCTTTATGATATTTTTAGCTTTATCTTGTGCAGTTGCTACATTTATCGAAAATGATTTTGGACCACTTGGTTCAAAATCATTTATTTATGGGCAAACTTGGTTTGAATTGATAATGTTAATTTTAACAATCGGAGTTATATTTAACATTATTTGGTTTAAGATGTATAAAAAAGAGAAGTTTTTTATATTTATGATTCATATCTCTTTAGTTTTTATTTTTGTAGGTTCAGCACTTACTAGATATTTAGGTTATGAAGCAATTATGACTATTCCTGAAGGAAGTATGGAAAATAGGATATATTCAACTGATGAATATATTCAAATCAAAATAGAAAATGAAACTTTTGATAAAAAAGTTTTAATGACTCCACTTAATCAAACAGATTTTAAATATGAAACAAAAATCAATAATAAACCACTAATCGTAAAATTTGATACTTTTGTTCAAAATGCTAAAGAAAAAGTTGTTCCAAGTGAAAATGGAAAAACCTTAATGGATATTTTAATTTCTGAAATGATGGGAACAACAAATATAAATTTAGAAGATAAACAAGAAATTAATAGAGATTTTTTAACTTTTACATTAAATAAAAATATAAATACAAATAAACCAACAGTAAATTTCACAACTAATGAAAAAGAGTTTTTTGTTAGTTCAAATATAGAGTTAACAATTTATTCAAATGATTTACAAAAAGAATTAGTTTTAAAACCAAATACAAAAACAAAAATAGAATTAAATAAAATTTACAAAATAGGTCAAACTCAATTTAAAATTTTAGATGCATTTTTAAAAGCAGAATTAAAAATTGTAAGTGAAAACTTAAATGAAATTCCAAAAGAAGAGCGTTTAAATGCAGTTGTTGTTGATTTGATTTATGATAATAAAACTACAAAAATTCCACTTTATGGCAAAGGTGGACAAAACAAAGGAATTATAAAAAAATTGACTATTGAAAATAAAAATATAGAGTTACAATGGGGAAGTAAAGAGTTTGTTTTACCCTTTTCAATTTTATTAAATGATTTTATACTAAAAAGGTATCCTGGTTCAAACTCTCCATCAGAATTTTCAAGTGATATAAAAGTTTATGATAAACAAGAGAATCACTCTTTTGAATATAAAATTTTTATGAACAATGTTTTGGATTATAAAGGTTATAGATTTTTTCAATCTTCATATAAAATGGACGAGAGTGCAACAATTTTATCAGTAAATAAAGACCCTGGAAAAATCCCAACTTATATTGGATATTTTTTACTTTTTGTTGGCCTTTTTTTAACTTTTTTTATAAAAAATAGTAGATTTAAAAAACTTAGTTCTAAAAAATATAGTTTGGAAGATATCAAAAAAAGCTACTATTTAAAAAAAGGTGTAAGTTATCTATTTTTACTCTCTTTTCTTATTTTTACACCACAAAATGCTAATTCAAATGATTTTGTTTTTAATATAGATAAAACACATAGTGAAAAATTAGGAAGTTTGATAATCCAAGATTACCAAGGAAGATTAAAACCACTTAATTCACTTGCTATTGAAATAACAAACAAAATTTCAAAAAAAAATGAGATAAAAAACCTAGATGCAAACCAATTTTTTATAAGTATGATGTTATATCCAGAAATTTGGAAAACAATTCCTATTTATAAAGTTAAAGATGAAAATATAAAAAAATTATTAGGAATAGATAAAGAAACTTCATATTTTGCATTTAATGATATTTTTGAAAAATATGGTTCTTATAAACTTGAAAATGCTTTAGAAATAGCAAATAATAAACCAAGTTCTACAAGGGATAATTTTGATAAAGAGTTGATAAAAATTGATGAAATGTTAAATATCTCGTACTCTTTATTTATAGGTGATTTTTTCAAAGTTTTCCCTTTAAAAGATGATATAAACAACAAATGGCTAAATATAAATGAAGCTATGCAAATAGAAAATGAACAAGCAGATGTTATTAATAAATTAGTAAAAAACTACTACTTTTCACTTTTAGAAGCAACAAAAACTAATAATTGGGAAAAGGCTGATGAGTTTTTATTTGATATAAAAACTTATCAAAAAGAGCTTGCTTCAAATATTTTACCAAATGAGCTAAAAACAAAAGTTGAACTTTTATTTAACAAATTTAATATTTTTGAAAGATTAACTCCCTTTTATTTGATTTTAGGATTTGTGTTGATTATTTTAGTATTTGTAAATATTTTTAATCCAAATATTAAAATAGAAAAAATCACTAAAATAACTTTTTACTTATTGATTATTGGTTTCATTTTTCATACAGTTGGGTTAGCTTTAAGATGGTATATTTCAGGTCATGCTCCTTGGTCAAATGGATATGAATCTATGATTTATATTGCTTGGGCAATAGTTCTTTCTGGAATATATTTTTCAAAACAATCACACTTAGCACTTGCAGCTACTTCAATTTTAAGTGGAATTACACTTTTTGTTGCCCATTTAAGTTGGATGGAGCCACAAATCACAACTTTAGCACCTGTTTTAAAATCATATTGGCTTACAATTCATGTAAGTGTAATTACTGCAAGTTATGGATTTTTAGCACTTAGTTGTTTACTTGGATTTATCTGTTTATGTTTATTTATATTTTTAAACCCAAAAAATGAAAATGATAGATTTTTTAGAATTGTTCTTAGTATAAAAGAGTCAAATAGAATCAATGAAATGGCTATTTTAATAGGTTTAGTTTTTCTTGTAATTGGAAATTTTTTAGGTGGAATTTGGGCAAATGAGTCTTGGGGAAGATATTGGGGTTGGGATCCAAAAGAGACTTGGACACTAATTTCAATCATTATTTATGCAGTTATAATTCATCTAAAATATATAAAAGGTATTTTAAATGACTATTTATTAAGTCTATTATCTGTGATAAGTTATTTTTCTATAATTATGACCTATTTTGGAGTAAACTATTTTTTAAGTGGAAAACACTCTTACGCTGCAGGTGATCCAATACAAATACCAAATTTTGTATATGTCTCTTTAATTGTTCTTGTTTTTGTGATAATTTTTTCTTTTAAAAACAGGAAAGTTATATAA
- the nrfA gene encoding ammonia-forming cytochrome c nitrite reductase, whose amino-acid sequence MGKYKLLFAISIIAIGLMTALLASINEKKEEKEQLQKVPQIERWETKNEEFRKFYPREYDSWKQTKESDAIEDMLKKYPELVVLWAGYGFAKDYNAPRGHFYAVEDNRNTLRTGAPTDENTGPMPTACWTCKSPDVPRIMKKDGDEEYYTGKWAKYGSDIINPIGCVDCHNPETMELQVNRNYLNEGLKAEGHSVTLENATQQDLRTMVCAQCHVEYYFKKTPLTNGKTAMAVTLPWAEGTKVEDMEKYYDNINFSDWVHPISKTPMLKAQHPGYEMWKTGAHGKNNVSCVDCHMPYTQEGGVKYTDHKIGNPLDSMDKTCMNCHRVSEKSLLDNIKEKRDRKDELQAKAIKLLSDAHFEAGKAWEVGATEEEMKPILTNIRHAQWRWDFAVASHPAFFHAPEETLRVLGTAIEKAGNARIELARVLAKHGAADYKAPQITDKKQAQELTGLSLDKSIEEKKKFQNGLMQDWKKEAQEKGVYNPESTKGIETKTSY is encoded by the coding sequence ATGGGAAAATATAAATTATTGTTTGCAATTTCAATTATTGCAATAGGATTAATGACTGCGTTATTAGCTTCAATCAATGAAAAAAAAGAGGAAAAAGAACAACTTCAAAAAGTTCCTCAAATTGAAAGATGGGAAACTAAAAATGAAGAGTTTAGAAAATTTTATCCAAGAGAGTATGACTCATGGAAACAAACAAAAGAGTCTGATGCTATAGAAGATATGTTAAAAAAATATCCTGAATTAGTAGTTCTTTGGGCTGGATATGGTTTTGCAAAAGATTATAATGCACCAAGAGGTCACTTCTATGCTGTTGAAGATAATAGAAATACATTAAGAACTGGTGCACCAACTGATGAAAACACAGGTCCTATGCCAACAGCTTGTTGGACATGTAAATCTCCTGATGTTCCAAGAATTATGAAAAAAGATGGAGATGAAGAGTATTATACAGGTAAATGGGCTAAATACGGTTCAGATATTATTAATCCTATTGGTTGTGTAGATTGTCATAATCCAGAAACAATGGAACTTCAAGTTAATAGAAACTATTTAAATGAAGGGCTAAAAGCTGAAGGTCATAGTGTTACACTTGAAAATGCAACTCAACAAGATTTAAGAACAATGGTTTGTGCTCAATGTCACGTTGAATACTATTTCAAAAAAACACCTTTAACAAATGGAAAAACTGCAATGGCTGTTACTCTTCCTTGGGCAGAAGGTACTAAAGTTGAAGATATGGAAAAATATTATGACAATATCAACTTTAGTGATTGGGTACACCCTATATCTAAAACTCCAATGTTAAAAGCTCAACACCCAGGTTATGAAATGTGGAAAACAGGAGCACATGGGAAAAACAATGTATCTTGTGTAGATTGTCATATGCCTTATACTCAAGAAGGTGGAGTAAAATATACTGACCATAAAATTGGGAATCCACTTGATAGTATGGATAAAACTTGTATGAATTGTCATAGAGTGAGTGAAAAATCTCTACTTGATAATATTAAAGAAAAAAGAGATAGAAAAGATGAACTTCAAGCAAAAGCTATCAAACTTTTATCTGATGCACATTTTGAAGCAGGAAAAGCTTGGGAAGTTGGAGCTACTGAAGAAGAGATGAAACCTATTTTAACAAATATAAGACATGCTCAATGGAGATGGGATTTTGCTGTTGCTTCTCACCCTGCATTTTTCCATGCTCCTGAAGAGACTTTAAGAGTTCTAGGAACAGCTATAGAAAAAGCTGGAAATGCAAGAATTGAACTTGCAAGAGTTTTAGCAAAACATGGAGCAGCTGATTATAAAGCTCCTCAAATTACGGATAAAAAACAAGCTCAAGAATTAACAGGTTTATCTCTTGATAAAAGTATTGAAGAGAAAAAGAAATTCCAAAATGGTTTAATGCAAGATTGGAAAAAAGAGGCTCAAGAAAAAGGTGTTTATAACCCTGAATCAACAAAAGGTATTGAGACTAAAACTTCATACTAA
- the nrfH gene encoding cytochrome c nitrite reductase small subunit, producing the protein MEKNKKIIIYGTIVSVLIAAGLFIYTVYASQMLSYLSSDPKACINCHVMDSAYSTWEKSSHKNVATCIECHLPVGDEIAKYEAKARDGWNHSVAFTLNTYKNNIRISEDAANRVQANCIRCHTSINETLKANADKYHNAHNNGEIDNQRKCWECHKYVPHGKVRSLTSTPYNLGIKENLK; encoded by the coding sequence ATGGAAAAAAATAAGAAAATAATCATTTACGGGACAATTGTTAGTGTTTTAATTGCTGCGGGATTATTTATTTACACTGTGTATGCATCTCAAATGTTGTCTTATCTTTCTAGTGACCCTAAAGCTTGTATAAACTGCCATGTAATGGATTCAGCTTATTCAACTTGGGAAAAAAGTTCACATAAAAATGTGGCAACATGTATAGAATGTCATCTTCCTGTTGGAGATGAAATCGCCAAATATGAAGCAAAAGCAAGAGATGGCTGGAATCATTCTGTTGCTTTTACTTTAAACACTTATAAAAATAATATTCGGATAAGTGAAGATGCAGCAAATCGTGTTCAAGCAAATTGTATTAGATGTCACACAAGTATAAATGAGACACTAAAAGCAAATGCTGATAAATATCATAATGCCCACAACAATGGGGAGATTGATAATCAACGTAAATGTTGGGAGTGCCACAAATATGTGCCACATGGAAAAGTTAGAAGTTTAACTTCAACCCCTTATAATTTGGGAATAAAAGAAAACTTAAAATAG
- a CDS encoding PAS domain-containing protein translates to MEFLSGNFLCETIVPKGELIVSRTDLKGNITYANETFALISGYEVDELIGRSHNIVRHPDMPKVIFKELWEDLKSKGSWSGIVKNLRKDEGFYWVFAEISGVFKDGKLVEYKSVRTPISFDEKLKYQLLYDELKKQNNEPIRKVVYQ, encoded by the coding sequence ATGGAATTCTTAAGCGGAAATTTTTTGTGTGAAACTATTGTTCCAAAAGGTGAACTAATAGTGTCAAGAACTGATTTAAAAGGTAATATCACTTATGCAAATGAAACTTTTGCTTTGATTTCAGGTTATGAAGTAGATGAATTAATAGGTCGTTCACACAATATTGTAAGACATCCAGATATGCCAAAAGTTATTTTCAAAGAACTTTGGGAAGATTTAAAAAGCAAAGGTTCTTGGAGTGGGATTGTAAAAAATCTTAGAAAAGATGAAGGGTTTTACTGGGTTTTCGCAGAAATTTCAGGAGTTTTCAAAGATGGGAAATTAGTTGAATATAAATCAGTTAGAACACCTATCTCTTTTGATGAAAAATTAAAATATCAACTTCTTTATGATGAATTAAAAAAACAAAACAACGAACCAATAAGAAAAGTGGTTTATCAATAA
- a CDS encoding chaperone NapD, protein MNISSIVVQTLPKYLDKVIDSLKKSEVCDYHMHDEKGRIIITIEGNGVQEELKKLKVIEAIPHVISAEMQMAYSEEELSSHIEVLENADAVPKVLNDNTVNVADMVYNGDLKKKDLEGFARTFDNTGK, encoded by the coding sequence ATGAATATTTCAAGTATTGTTGTACAAACTCTTCCAAAATATCTAGATAAAGTAATAGACTCACTAAAAAAGTCAGAGGTGTGTGATTATCATATGCACGATGAAAAAGGAAGAATTATTATTACGATTGAAGGAAATGGTGTTCAAGAAGAGCTAAAAAAATTAAAAGTAATTGAAGCAATTCCCCATGTAATTAGTGCAGAGATGCAAATGGCATATAGTGAAGAGGAGTTAAGTTCTCATATAGAAGTTTTAGAAAATGCTGATGCTGTGCCAAAAGTTTTAAATGATAATACAGTTAATGTAGCAGATATGGTTTATAATGGGGATTTAAAGAAAAAAGATTTAGAAGGTTTTGCAAGAACATTTGATAATACAGGAAAATAA
- a CDS encoding WD40 repeat domain-containing protein yields the protein MNILKTLFFCLILFLNLNAKDLEPNFSLIASGAVTDLVLKEEKLYVATTASSLDIFDINTKEKIDSIKTSKIKDFTGDIIDSKIYSVDVLEDNILLVSQGEKGGRNLSIFNNGKIFNLIEDKERLFIARAKFLDENHLIFALLSNQIYLYDIKNKKILKELQISQSKFSNFKLTSDKTKVVVSDESGILTMLNSKTFEIIKTFKNQNLDNVFQVDIKNDIILTAGQDRRSAVYSLDGRISYYKEFSFLIYSAGLSPSGTLAAVASDEENNVTVFNVNSKENICNLTQNRSTLTNILFINENEIIVSSDDKKINFYKLN from the coding sequence ATGAATATTTTAAAAACTCTATTTTTTTGTTTAATACTGTTTTTAAACTTAAACGCAAAAGATTTAGAACCAAATTTTTCATTAATTGCAAGTGGCGCAGTTACTGATTTAGTTTTAAAAGAAGAAAAACTTTATGTTGCTACAACTGCTTCAAGCCTTGATATTTTTGACATAAACACAAAAGAAAAAATAGATTCTATAAAAACTTCTAAAATTAAAGATTTTACAGGAGATATAATAGATTCAAAAATTTATAGTGTTGATGTTTTAGAAGATAATATCTTACTTGTTTCACAAGGTGAAAAGGGAGGAAGAAATTTATCTATTTTTAATAATGGAAAAATTTTTAATCTAATTGAAGATAAAGAGAGATTATTTATAGCACGTGCAAAATTTTTAGATGAAAATCATCTGATTTTTGCTCTGCTTTCAAATCAAATTTATCTTTATGATATTAAAAATAAAAAAATTTTAAAAGAGCTTCAAATATCTCAATCAAAGTTTTCAAATTTTAAACTTACAAGTGATAAAACAAAAGTTGTAGTTTCTGATGAAAGTGGTATTTTAACAATGCTTAATTCTAAAACTTTTGAGATTATCAAAACTTTTAAAAATCAAAATTTAGATAATGTTTTTCAAGTTGATATAAAAAATGATATTATCTTAACTGCTGGACAAGATAGAAGAAGTGCTGTTTATAGCCTTGATGGAAGAATTTCTTATTATAAAGAGTTCAGTTTTTTGATTTATAGTGCAGGATTAAGTCCAAGTGGAACTTTAGCAGCAGTTGCAAGTGATGAAGAGAATAATGTGACGGTTTTTAATGTAAACTCAAAAGAGAACATTTGTAATTTAACTCAAAATAGAAGCACTTTAACAAATATTTTATTTATAAATGAAAATGAAATTATTGTTTCAAGTGATGACAAAAAAATTAATTTCTATAAATTAAACTAA
- a CDS encoding ferredoxin-type protein NapF, whose translation MERRELFSSLASSFSKKEKQEKILRPPYYSIKEDDSLFLTNCINCEGLCGTVCEENIIIIQEDSTPKLDFSISGCTYCDECAKICPNGVLKVENKRNINAKIEIDILSCLSWNKTMCFSCKDPCFENAIEFLAMFRPSINNNCTSCGFCIKTCPTNAIKIVE comes from the coding sequence ATGGAACGAAGAGAACTTTTTAGTTCTCTTGCTTCCTCTTTTTCAAAAAAAGAGAAACAAGAGAAAATTTTAAGACCTCCATACTATTCAATAAAAGAAGATGATTCACTTTTTTTGACAAACTGTATAAATTGCGAAGGATTATGTGGTACTGTTTGTGAAGAAAATATTATTATAATTCAAGAAGATTCTACTCCTAAATTGGATTTTTCCATTTCAGGTTGCACTTATTGTGATGAGTGTGCAAAAATTTGTCCAAATGGTGTTTTAAAAGTTGAAAATAAAAGAAATATAAATGCTAAAATTGAAATAGATATTTTATCTTGTTTGTCGTGGAATAAAACAATGTGTTTTTCATGTAAAGACCCTTGTTTTGAAAATGCAATTGAATTTTTAGCAATGTTTAGACCAAGTATAAACAATAACTGTACTTCATGTGGATTTTGTATAAAAACTTGTCCAACAAATGCTATAAAAATAGTTGAATAA
- a CDS encoding nitrate reductase cytochrome c-type subunit, producing MKLGKLTLAVSLAASILIAANTKNVIDDESIGLRKVDLLSEEKAAPDETKYGTSQPMSGYKIDRAYQNAPPMIPHDVEGMLNITRDNNACIGCHDAAVAESMGATPIPKSHYIDFRPKHKLEGEKFVKSIDNMKNEVSIKPIDTISNARFNCNACHAPQSTGDLAVENTFKPDFTREDGQHKSTWHEVLTDDLDTLKKK from the coding sequence ATGAAGTTAGGTAAATTAACTTTAGCAGTATCATTAGCAGCATCAATTCTAATAGCTGCTAATACAAAAAATGTTATAGATGATGAGTCAATTGGTTTAAGAAAAGTTGATTTATTATCAGAAGAGAAAGCGGCTCCAGATGAGACAAAATATGGAACATCTCAACCTATGAGTGGATATAAAATAGATAGAGCATACCAAAATGCACCACCTATGATTCCACATGATGTTGAAGGAATGTTAAATATTACTCGTGATAATAATGCGTGTATTGGTTGTCACGATGCAGCTGTTGCTGAGTCTATGGGGGCTACTCCTATTCCTAAATCACACTATATTGATTTTAGACCAAAACATAAACTTGAAGGTGAAAAGTTTGTAAAATCTATAGACAATATGAAAAATGAAGTTTCAATTAAACCTATTGATACAATTTCAAATGCAAGATTTAATTGTAATGCTTGTCATGCACCTCAAAGTACGGGAGATTTAGCTGTTGAAAATACATTTAAACCTGATTTCACAAGAGAAGATGGTCAACATAAATCTACTTGGCATGAAGTTTTAACAGACGATTTAGATACCTTAAAGAAAAAATAA
- the napH gene encoding quinol dehydrogenase ferredoxin subunit NapH translates to MIKKYRFLIARRVTQIAIMVLYVIANVYGINILMGNLSSSLLLNTIPLSDPYAVLQMAFAGAVLSFDILLGAFFITMFYMIVGGRAFCSWICPVNMITDLANYLRRKFGFNQIQKKQPASRNIRYWVIAISFVLSFIMGIAAFELISPVSMVHRGIIFGLGFGWATMVVIFLFDLFVLKNGWCGHICPLGGFYSLIGRFSFIRVHHNAPNCTACMKCKEVCPENQVLHMVTKTSMPVLSGECTNCGRCVEVCDDDALNFSIKNLIKERQNEVR, encoded by the coding sequence ATGATAAAAAAATATAGATTCTTAATCGCAAGAAGAGTTACACAAATCGCTATTATGGTTTTGTATGTTATTGCAAATGTATATGGAATAAATATTTTGATGGGGAATTTAAGTTCATCATTGCTTTTAAATACTATTCCATTAAGTGATCCTTATGCTGTTTTACAAATGGCATTTGCAGGTGCAGTGTTATCATTTGATATTCTTTTGGGTGCTTTTTTTATAACAATGTTTTATATGATTGTTGGTGGTCGCGCATTTTGTTCTTGGATTTGTCCAGTTAATATGATTACAGATTTGGCAAATTATTTAAGACGAAAATTTGGATTTAACCAAATTCAAAAAAAACAACCAGCATCAAGAAACATAAGATATTGGGTAATTGCAATAAGTTTTGTTCTATCATTTATAATGGGAATTGCAGCATTTGAACTGATTTCTCCAGTTTCGATGGTTCATAGAGGAATTATTTTTGGTTTAGGTTTTGGTTGGGCAACTATGGTTGTAATTTTTCTTTTTGATTTGTTTGTTTTAAAAAATGGTTGGTGTGGACACATTTGCCCTCTTGGTGGATTTTATTCACTAATTGGAAGATTTAGTTTTATTAGAGTTCATCATAATGCACCTAATTGTACAGCGTGTATGAAATGTAAAGAAGTTTGTCCTGAAAATCAAGTTTTACACATGGTTACAAAAACTTCTATGCCTGTATTAAGTGGTGAATGTACAAACTGCGGAAGATGCGTAGAAGTTTGTGATGATGATGCTCTTAATTTTTCAATAAAAAATTTAATTAAGGAAAGACAAAATGAAGTTAGGTAA